The Montipora foliosa isolate CH-2021 chromosome 10, ASM3666993v2, whole genome shotgun sequence genomic sequence AGGCGAAGTCGGTTTGCAAGATACTTTGGAAGGGAATGAAAAGGGGGCATTGGAATGTTAACAATTCGACTCCAATCGATCGAATGGACTCGATTCGAAGTAGGTGTGGCGACTCGAACCCAGGAAAAGTCGATTTGCAAGACACTTCgggcaacaaaaggaaaatgttgacCATTTGACTCCAATTGCTTCCAGCATCGACTTGACAACAaggagcatatttttaaagcatAAAAAAAGATCACGACTTTAATAATAGCGGTGACTTATTATGGCTATGACTCgttccaatctcgaccccagagctcttctcttgactgagggaaagaagagctctggggaacccggACACAAAGTgtcttttcattggttttcgtgaacaataatcaaaagcgtctctaattggtgcattcatgttagcagaaggagtgagcaggcgccgtaaggttcaaatagtcaatttttggctataagaatcctacggtcgatccgaggctctggtgacgagaatggactCGTTCTTGTAACGTGGCATTAAAAAGCCCACAATTTTATAGCATACCATTATGGGTATGACTTAAAAGGTGAAATTTAAAGTACACAATTTGAAAGGCTACCATTTGTGTCGAGTTAATCTATCTCAAAGGAATGACAAAATGTATGGATGGTCATTTCCATATACTTTGTCAGTTATACAAAAACAAATCCTCAAGACAAATTCACAACAGCCGGCCTTTAGAGccaccaaataaaataaaacttcataatcaacattttaaaaaattaatgaaatacttcaaattatgcgccgatcaactcgaaaaaGCGGTGTATTAATCGAAAAAAATCATTACCTATGGAGTGCTCCAGGGCTCAATCCTCGGCCCCCTATTGTTGCTAGAATATGTTAATGATTTAccagaaattgattttttcaaacgacccaaccatgatatagcacagaagacagaccacaacaccgggaactacatgccctactctttgcgacaggtgtgtgggttcttttacgtcccacaggattatgaacattgaagggttgtgagacggggcctacggttcatcgtccttatccgagaagactagagagtctaaccatttccagatgttattacaaaggcagcactttctcctcagttatttgaagaccttgagtgttggtccggccggagtcgaactcacgacctcctgcgtgacagcccggtgctcaaccaactgagccaccggtgcgcgctcaatttgtgaatagattaatggaatgagaaacgttcattgattccgtgtggataaAGTGTGctcagttgaaaaataaatttttgttcgagatttttacggctttctgtgtttcagtggtgtaaggataggccgcaactagtcatgttgtggtgagagtgattaggaagattaaaatggcgtgcaactggttttgaggcatcggtgtggttttttttctacatctcgtaggtgttcgcgaaagcggtccgccaatcgtCTCCCTGTTTcccctatgtagatctttttgcatagtgtgcagttTATGCAGTATATGACGTTTGCGAAGATGCATGtgaagtggtcagtgattttagcagatcgattaggtcctgagatcttaaccatgttagaaataaagggacatgttttgcatcgtgtgagtgtacatttgaaagttcctggttggttgtctgacttgaaagcgcttctaactagaaagttgcctgtgtttttgtcgcgtttgaatgacataagtggtggtagagaaaatatgtgtttagtttcgggatcatttcgGAGAAtgttgaagtttttgagaattacatttttgactgcaaggttttgtggatggtaggtgagggtgaatataattctgttggtttcttcgttctgtggtgattgtagtgcggtatcttgatcgatttcttgggcacgatgtttgcctgcGGTGACAGCGGAGCCTGGGTAGCcctgttttttgaaaaactggcacatttcctcacatttgttgttaaaaatagagtcgttactacaaaggcgcctcagtctaggaaattgaaagaatggaatggcatttttcacgtgttgtggatgagaggacgaatgtaataaatagttatgagaATCCGTtggtttgtagtgcacgctggtagataaactgttgccattgattgaaaGTTTAATGTTGAGGAAAGCTAGtgaattttcggaaatttcccaggtgtatTTAAGAGCCAAGGGGAAAGAATTGACTGCAGTGATGAATTGGTCAATTtcctctttgctggatgaagtTAGCGCCGACGCAGTCATCGATgaacaaaaccttgcagtcaaaaatgtaattctcaaaaactttaaaattctccgcaatgatgCCGAAACTATACACATattttctctaccaccacttatttcattttaaacgcgacaaaaacataggcaactttctagtcagaagcgctttcaagtcagacaaccaaccaggaactttcaaatgtgcaCGCACACGATACAAAACATGtccctttatttctaacatggttaagatctcaggacctaatcgatctgctaaaatcactgaccacttcacatgcatctccgcaaacgtcatctactgcataaacTGCACACTacgcaaaaagatctacataggggAAACAGGGAGAatattggcggaccgcttttgCGAACACCCaggagatgtagaaaaaaaccacacagatgcctcaaaaccagttgcacgccttTTTAATCTTGCTAATCACTctcaccacaacatgactatttgcggcctttCCTTACACCActgaaacacagaaagccgtaaaaatcccGAGCAAAAACTTATTTTTTAACTGAGCACACTTTATCCACACgtaatcaatgaacgcctctcattccattaatctatttcacaaattcacgtcatcctatttctaccaatagcaaagctcctccgcacacatgtgaaccaacaacaaccacaattcctctattcgcttcgacgaagggctaacgctcgaaacgtcagcttttcaaatctttcacggtggtaattcgacctttatcaactcgtttgataaaatcaatttctgtttcaatctcccaccgacgcagtaccacagtttctttagaaactaaaataaTGATTTACCAGACTGCCTGAGAGCAACCGCTCCTTGCATGTGTGCAGATGACACATGGTaaactcccatataaaaagggaagGGATgttcgtcggaaattttaatttaacgCCCTAAAgaagaccaatctgggcgtggtcCAGGCttctttttttgacccctatagtaaatatacatttttatatttctgcgcACGCAACCCTAGAGGAGACCTTCACTGCTAGGACCTGGTCGCTAGGTGTATACCAGTCCAGGTTGTAGATGTTATTAGCGGCATGTACGTGTATTTTTTTCAGCACATCGAGGAGCGATTTGCCACAGGAACTCCATGCAACCAAACCTTAGGTGACAGATGGTAAAACTACTTCTCGCCGAAGTCGGTAAAAAACACAAGGACCTAAGAagattcagtttttgtgtgaATCACTGTCAAGCTGAACTCCTAAGCACCTAGTTGACTTGACTTGAGTGACGACACTGTTCCCTAATGACACTGTTTGCAACTGCCCAACAAAAGGGCCACACATTAAGATCATACACTCGGTTTTACCGCAGTGGGGTATGAGGCGATTACGGCAGCACCACTCATACAACTTCTGGGGGACGCTATTCGAGACAACGACATCCTTGACTCAGCCACGTAGATGAAgttttgaagtttgaagttTAAAGTTTATTTATTCATAAATACATAGCAGTTAAAAAACTGAATTGCGTATTTACTTACATAATAAAGATAAAAAAGTTACATTCATATAATTATTAACTAGCTAATTATTAAGAGGGTCCACTCGGCCAAAAAATGGTGTGGTCGTATCGTCCGCATACATGAAAATTTCGCATTCTCTAGCTCTAGCTATGTCGGGTAGATCGTTACAGAACAACGAAATCAGGGTAGGTCCCAAAACATATCCCTGCAGCACGCCAAACTTCACAGGTAAGGTTTAGGACTGGAATCCATTTACGACTGTAACTTGAGAGGGGTCAGCTAAGTAATCCTTAATCCAGCACAATAGGTCGCCCACAACTCCGACTGCTTGCAACTTTTCCAGCAGGTCATGGTGAGAGATAGAGTCAAAGGCCTTTCGAAAGTCTAGAAAAGCGATACCAACTACTAGCTTTTTATCCAATGCCCGTCTCCAATCCTCGATCATTTTTACCAACAACAATTCAGTTGAGTGGCCCTATTTATAAGCCCACCGGTGAGTTGTGAGTTGCAATTGTTGTGGCTACTGCGTGGAAAATTGATGAAACACGCAGTAGCCACAACAATTGCAACTCACATTTCGGAACATACTGTGAGTTGCAAGCTAGTGTATGACAGCCAGGGGCCTGCGCAGCTTACTCATTATAATGAACAATACTACCTGTGGGCACAGGAACTCCATACACCTCAACTCCTAGCACCTTGCGATTTTCAAAATCAATTGGCTGGAACCTGATAAATCTCGCCATGGTGAGTGTCGCAAGATTACGTTTTATGATGTTCTTTCTGTTAGAGTTCCCTTCAAAAATCTAAAATAGCAAGGAAGCTGGCATTATTTATCTTATATCAATAAGCCCCAAAAGTTATAACTTCAATGTTGGTGACATTTACTCATTTGGTCCGGTTCTGTTCTGTGTTATGGTGAATGATATAAGACCTGTCCACCCAGAGCGCAATTTATTAGTTAAATATGCCGATAATCTTACTCTTAGTGTTCCCTTATCTGGGAATCGAGATCAATCTACTGTTAAAATCAAAAGCGTAAAGAACTGGGCAGAGCTCAAGAGGAATAGGATGAAATTTTGGTTTCTCCAAAGATTCGCTGACCAAGATATTCGATTCATTGATTATGTCCTTGTTTTTTATGCACAATAGAACTTTGGGGTGCGGCTTATCAGAGCAATCAGAGCAAATATCAAATATGTTGATCAGATAGACAGGTTTATACGAGTATTATGTATGTTATAATATAAGCCGAGAAATTTcggagatttgattggtttatagTATCACTATTTCCGAGTAATAGTGGTATAACAGCAAAAATGGATGGTATAACAAGGTTTCCATGACAACACTGAACACAATTacctttttgcttttgttttcaaaacaatggctGCAAGATTCCCAGAAATTTCCGGCGAGGAAATACAACAGCTAGCCGAAAAAGCAGTAAACAAAAATACAGTCAAAACCACTAAGACGTGGATGAATGTTTGGAAGTCGTGGGCAGAAAGCAAGGGCCTCAACAACGACATTGTCAAATACGAAGCTAAAGAACTGGACGAATGCCTGTCTCGATTCTTTGCCGAAATTCTCAAAAGCGATGGCTCCGACTATGAGCCGGACAGCCTAAGAGTTATGTTAGCTGCCCTCGACAGACACCTCAAACAAAATGACAGCAAAATATCCATAGTTAAGGACCGTGAATTCGTCAAGTGCAGACAGGTCCTAGAGGGAAAAGCCAGAGCTCTTTGCGAAAAAGGTCACGGAATACGACCAAATGCAACAAAAGCACTTACCGACCAAGATGAAGAGCAGCTATGGAAAATCGTGACTTGGCGAGCAAAATCCAAAGTCACTCCTTTATACTCTGTGGTATCTGCTCACCCTTCATTTTGGTCTTTGAGGTTGTCAAGAGCACCATGAAATGTTTGTTGAAGATTTCAACTTGAACAAGGACTATCAAGGTACAGAGTACGTAACATTCGAAGAAAACCCAACAAAGACCCGGCAAGGCGGTCTaagaaagaaacgaagagcCATCTAGCCAAAAATGTTTGCATTGTAGGTCCCCGTTGTCCAGTCAAGTTCTTCAAAACATATCTTGCCCACAGACCTGAAGAAATGCGAAACAGTGGTCCGTTTTATATCGCCATTATTGACAAACCGAAATCCGAAGTGTGGTACAAGAAACAGAGGATGGGTGTCAATAAGATCGATTCCTTCATGAAAAATATGGTCTTGGAAGCGGAATTGGATGTACAAGGAAAAAAGTTAACCAACCATTTGATAAGAAAAACGCTTGTGAAGAAACTGAAGGCCTCGAATCAGCCAAGAAGTGCTATCATCGGTGTAACAGGCCACACAAGCGAGCGGTCACTGGCAGACTACGAGGAAGGGGACGAAGCAGAACAGAGACAGATCTCATCCATCATCAGCGCTCCTGTCTGTCAACAGGATCAGAATTCCCGTCCATTTCTTTCCAGTTTGCCCATTCAGCACAACCAGACAGCGACTCCAGCGTGCCAAACAGTAGTCCACCACTTTCATGGCTGTCAGGTGACGATAAATTACAGAGCTGGCGTTGGTGTTTTTCAACAAAGCAGCAGTTAACAACTGGGAGAAGCTTACCAGTACCTTATCTGAATTTGTGGTTTCGCTTCATCGCTGCAGTGACCGCAGAAGCCGTGATTTATAAATTACTTTCATTGAGCTGTCTCATGTTGTTTGCCTTGAAtgctttgtttcaaaaaaactgtCAATCATTTCTTCCATTGACGTAAAAAGATTGTTACGAAGTTTGTTTTTTCAACCGTAAAAATAAAGGTCTCTTGTGCGTTACCGAACATTTCTCGGCTTCTATTATAaacaaactagaccctccgtgagggtacactgggttgcctgtggtacgtgcagcgttccaggcaattttttcaagttggggtttgtagccgatataacgcgcgctctgattggctaattgtgactggcccacgggccgattacgggcttgcaaaaacaaagcaaaaggtaattcaaaaaccatataataaactacttactaaccgagctagctcgagccgtactggggaatattggccctgggtcgtttttacacggacctcgctgcgctcggcccgtactgccacgacctcgggccaatatttccctggcagtgcggccctcgcgctcggttagtaagaagttattaaggggtcacccagaagtcataccagcagaggccctttggctcacaggtccttacacgttcgtacgacgaaacagatccttttctcaggttaaaaacctggctaccggcctaactctttttcctactttcccaaccgcgagaaaaccgcggtaaatcagccatcgccaaaaaatgtttttttttctcaaaaaatatttaaagttagggggaaaaaatacatcattttaaagctaagaaaataagctttccaacagcatataacttatttacagacaactgaaacattttataaaagcgaaagttgaacgaaaacatttaagaaaaataacagtaaaatatgttttccaggcaaaatttggtcattttagagttgattacgaatttttggatgcaaaactaaaattttctgcaatttatctgctttcttggacataaattcgaccaaaaactgatgaggcacgaatatttttagatttttaggaatacagtccgacctctattaagcggccacccttcTTCTAGATTCCCAGTACAGTAGTAATGAGGTTTTCCTGCAGAGATTTTGGTTGTAAC encodes the following:
- the LOC137972398 gene encoding uncharacterized protein — translated: MRNSGPFYIAIIDKPKSEVWYKKQRMGVNKIDSFMKNMVLEAELDVQGKKLTNHLIRKTLVKKLKASNQPRSAIIGVTGHTSERSLADYEEGDEAEQRQISSIISAPVCQQDQNSRPFLSSLPIQHNQTATPACQTVVHHFHGCQVTINYRAGVGVFQQSSS